The following proteins are co-located in the Labrys monachus genome:
- a CDS encoding M48 family metallopeptidase, whose translation MISLFRRSSPPEPIQIEVRLGTATYPVTVKRLASARRYTLRVRTAQRDVVLSMPEKGSLATARAFADKHAGWIALRIGKLSQDVAFADGAMVPLRDVPHRIEHRPGRGTVKPEAGSPPVLAVFGDPGHLPRRLTDWLRKQALKELQAAVTRHTQALGVKHGPVSVKDTASRWGSCSSSGALAFSWRLILAPPFVLDYLAAHEVSHLQEMNHSPRFWRLCRTLCPRTDEAKAWLKSHGAGLHRYG comes from the coding sequence ATGATTTCGCTTTTTCGTCGCAGTTCCCCCCCCGAGCCGATCCAGATCGAGGTCAGGCTCGGCACGGCGACCTATCCCGTCACCGTCAAGCGGCTGGCCTCGGCCCGCCGCTACACGCTGCGCGTCCGCACGGCGCAGCGTGACGTCGTGCTCTCGATGCCCGAGAAGGGCAGCCTCGCCACCGCCAGGGCCTTCGCCGACAAGCATGCGGGCTGGATCGCGCTGCGCATCGGCAAGCTCTCGCAGGACGTCGCCTTTGCCGACGGCGCCATGGTGCCCCTGCGCGACGTGCCGCACCGCATCGAGCATCGGCCGGGACGCGGCACGGTGAAGCCAGAGGCGGGCTCGCCGCCGGTGCTCGCCGTGTTCGGCGATCCCGGGCATCTGCCGCGCCGGCTGACCGACTGGCTCAGGAAGCAGGCGTTGAAGGAATTGCAGGCGGCGGTCACCCGGCATACGCAGGCGCTCGGCGTCAAGCACGGGCCGGTGAGCGTGAAGGACACCGCGAGCCGCTGGGGATCGTGCTCGTCGTCGGGGGCGCTCGCCTTCTCCTGGCGGCTGATCCTCGCGCCGCCCTTCGTGCTCGATTACCTCGCCGCGCACGAGGTGTCGCATCTCCAGGAAATGAACCATTCGCCGCGCTTCTGGCGCCTGTGCCGCACGCTGTGCCCGCGCACCGACGAGGCCAAGGCCTGGCTGAAGTCGCACGGGGCCGGGCTGCACCGCTACGGGTGA
- the epmA gene encoding EF-P lysine aminoacylase EpmA, with protein MTDQSAAWWRPSAHEDRRPFLLGRNRLMAALRAFFAARDFVEVDTAILQVSPGNETHLHAFATDLIGPDLVPHRRFLHTSPEFACKKLLAAGERRIFTAARVFRNRERTATHHPEFTMLEWYRAGERYETLMADCAALLALAAETGGRRLFSHGGLTADPHAEPERLTVAEAFARFAGIDLLATLDEDGAGDRDALAAAARQAGLRVAADDTWSDLYSGILVQSIEPHLGQGRATILYEYPSAEAALARRTAHDPRVAERFELYVCGVELANAFGELTDAAEQRRRFEAEMAEKQRIYGERYPIDEDFLAALAIMPEASGIALGFERLAMLATGASRIEQVVWTPVA; from the coding sequence GTGACAGACCAGTCGGCCGCCTGGTGGCGCCCCTCCGCCCATGAGGATCGCCGTCCCTTCCTGCTCGGCCGCAACCGCCTGATGGCGGCGCTGCGCGCCTTCTTCGCCGCCCGGGACTTCGTCGAGGTCGACACCGCCATCCTGCAGGTCTCGCCCGGCAACGAGACGCATCTGCACGCCTTCGCCACCGATCTCATCGGCCCTGACCTGGTGCCGCATCGGCGCTTCCTGCACACCTCGCCGGAATTCGCCTGCAAGAAGCTGCTGGCGGCGGGCGAACGCCGGATCTTCACCGCCGCGCGGGTCTTCCGCAACCGCGAGCGCACGGCGACCCACCATCCCGAATTCACCATGCTGGAATGGTATCGCGCCGGCGAGCGCTACGAGACGCTGATGGCCGATTGCGCGGCGCTGCTCGCCCTCGCGGCCGAGACCGGCGGGCGGCGCCTGTTCTCGCATGGCGGCCTCACCGCCGATCCCCATGCCGAGCCGGAACGCCTCACCGTCGCCGAAGCCTTCGCGCGCTTTGCCGGCATCGACCTGCTCGCGACCCTCGACGAGGACGGCGCCGGCGACCGTGACGCGCTGGCGGCGGCGGCCCGGCAGGCGGGCCTGCGCGTGGCGGCGGACGATACCTGGTCCGACCTCTATTCCGGCATTCTCGTGCAGAGCATCGAGCCCCATCTCGGCCAGGGCCGCGCCACCATCCTCTACGAATATCCAAGCGCCGAGGCGGCGCTGGCCCGCCGCACCGCCCATGATCCGCGGGTGGCCGAACGCTTCGAGCTCTATGTCTGCGGCGTCGAGCTCGCCAACGCCTTCGGCGAGCTGACCGATGCGGCCGAGCAGCGCCGCCGCTTCGAAGCCGAGATGGCGGAGAAGCAGCGCATCTATGGCGAGCGCTACCCGATCGACGAGGATTTCCTCGCCGCCCTCGCCATCATGCCCGAGGCGAGCGGCATCGCCCTCGGCTTCGAACGCCTGGCCATGCTGGCGACGGGCGCGAGCCGGATCGAGCAGGTGGTGTGGACACCGGTGGCGTAA
- a CDS encoding bifunctional folylpolyglutamate synthase/dihydrofolate synthase → MMQSDAFIARFMALHPKKIDLSLERIERLLAQLGHPERRVPPVVHVAGTNGKGSTVAFMRAALEAAGYGVHAYTSPHLVHFHERIRLGGHLVGEEALVDAFETCERVNDGAPITFFEITTAAAFKLFADHPADVLLLEVGLGGRMDTTNVIDRPLVTVIASISQDHADFLGTDLAGIAREKAGILKRGVPGVLYPQVDEVRAEIERVAARVGAPLVIGGQDFDVHEENGRLVYQDEDGLLDLPLPRLAGRHQHRNAGLAIAALRSQHRLVLEDRHFERAMQAVEWPARLQRLNQGAIPALLPPGSEIWLDGGHNVDGGRVLAEALAELEERTARPLVLVTGMLSTKDSDGFLQNFAGLAREVHAVPIEHSPAARTPEEVAAAARHAGLAARPHASLEAALRAIADEAFPVAPRVVITGSLYLAGEVLGFNGTAPK, encoded by the coding sequence ATGATGCAGTCGGACGCCTTCATCGCGCGCTTCATGGCGTTGCACCCCAAGAAGATCGATCTCTCCCTGGAGCGGATCGAGCGCCTCCTGGCGCAGCTCGGCCATCCCGAACGCCGGGTGCCGCCGGTCGTCCATGTCGCGGGGACCAACGGCAAGGGGTCGACGGTCGCCTTCATGCGCGCCGCGCTGGAGGCGGCCGGCTATGGCGTGCATGCCTATACCTCGCCGCATCTGGTGCATTTCCACGAGCGCATCCGCCTCGGCGGCCATCTCGTCGGCGAGGAGGCGCTGGTCGATGCGTTCGAGACCTGCGAACGGGTCAATGACGGCGCGCCCATCACCTTCTTCGAGATCACCACGGCGGCGGCCTTCAAGCTCTTCGCCGACCACCCGGCCGACGTCCTGCTCCTCGAGGTCGGGCTCGGCGGCCGCATGGACACCACCAACGTCATCGACCGCCCGCTCGTCACCGTCATCGCCTCGATCTCGCAGGACCATGCCGATTTCCTCGGCACCGACCTGGCGGGCATCGCGCGGGAGAAGGCCGGCATCCTGAAGCGCGGGGTGCCCGGCGTCCTCTATCCGCAGGTCGACGAGGTCCGGGCCGAGATCGAGCGGGTCGCCGCCCGGGTGGGGGCGCCGCTGGTCATCGGCGGTCAGGATTTCGACGTGCACGAGGAGAATGGCCGCCTCGTCTACCAGGACGAGGACGGCCTGCTCGACCTGCCGCTGCCGCGCCTGGCCGGCCGGCACCAGCACCGCAATGCGGGCCTCGCCATCGCCGCCCTGCGCAGCCAGCACCGCCTCGTCCTGGAGGACAGGCATTTCGAGCGGGCGATGCAGGCGGTGGAGTGGCCGGCGCGCCTGCAGCGCCTCAACCAGGGCGCCATCCCGGCCCTGCTGCCGCCGGGCTCGGAGATCTGGCTCGACGGCGGACACAATGTCGACGGTGGCCGCGTGCTCGCCGAGGCTCTGGCCGAGCTCGAGGAGCGCACGGCGCGGCCGCTGGTGCTGGTGACGGGCATGCTCTCCACCAAGGATTCGGACGGGTTCCTGCAGAATTTCGCCGGCCTCGCCCGCGAGGTGCACGCCGTGCCGATCGAGCACAGCCCGGCCGCGCGCACCCCCGAGGAGGTCGCCGCCGCCGCCCGCCATGCCGGCCTCGCCGCCCGGCCGCACGCCTCGCTCGAAGCCGCCCTCAGGGCGATCGCCGACGAGGCGTTTCCGGTGGCGCCGCGCGTGGTGATCACCGGCTCGCTCTATCTCGCCGGCGAGGTGCTGGGCTTCAACGGCACCGCCCCGAAATAG